In Sparus aurata chromosome 3, fSpaAur1.1, whole genome shotgun sequence, the following are encoded in one genomic region:
- the gnb3b gene encoding guanine nucleotide-binding protein G(I)/G(S)/G(T) subunit beta-3b has product MAAEKAEMDALKKECDGLRAQIEAARKAVNDSSMTSASGGVAAVGRVQLKLRKTLKGHLAKIYSMHWSADSRSMVSASQDGKLLVWDCFTGNKMVAVPLKSAWVMSVAFAPSGNLVASGGLDNMCTVYNIKAASPKTLRELDAHTGYLSCCRFLNDSEILTASGDTTCCLWDLETGKQKIIFTNHIGDCMSLAMSSDMNTFVSGACDSLAKVWDLREGTCKQTLSGHTSDINAISFFPNGNAIITGSDDCSCKMYDLRSDQEVSNYQDTSLNAGVTSLALSNSGRLIFAGYDDFNCHIWDSLKGEKVGVLSGHDNRVSCTGVPEDGMGVCTGSWDSFLKLWN; this is encoded by the exons ATGGCAGCTGAGaaagctgaaatggatgcgctGAAAAAGGAGTGCGATGGCCTCCGTGCACAGATCGAG GCGGCCCGTAAGGCTGTGAATGACAGCAGCATGACCTCAGCATCAGGGGGCGTGGCCGCGGTGGGCCGAGTCCAGCTGAAGCTCAGGAAGACGCTGAAGGGTCACCTGGCTAAAATCTATTCCATGCACTGGTCAGCTGACTCCAG GTCAATGGTCAGTGCTTCACAGGACGGAAAGCTCCTGGTCTGGGACTGCTTCACAGGAAACAAG ATGGTCGCCGTCCCACTAAAGTCCGCCTGGGTGATGAGCGTCGCCTTCGCCCCCTCCGGTAACCTGGTGGCCAGCGGCGGTCTGGACAACATGTGCACGGTGTACAACATCAAGGCCGCCAGCCCCAAGACCCTCAGGGAGCTGGACgcacacacag GTTACCTGTCCTGCTGCCGTTTCCTTAACGACTCTGAGATCCTGACGGCCTCTGGCGACACCACCTG ctgtCTGTGGGACCTGGAGACCGGCAAGCAGAAGATCATCTTCACCAACCACATTGGAGACTGCATGTCACTGGCCATGTCCTCCGACATGAACACCTTCGTCTCTGGAGCCTGCGACTCCCTGGCCAAGGTGTGGGACCTGAGGGAAGGCACCTGCAAGCAGACCTTATCCGGACACACCAGCGACATCAACGCCATCTCT TTCTTCCCCAACGGAAACGCCATCATCACGGGCTCCGACGACTGCAGCTGCAAGATGTACGACCTGCGCTCCGACCAGGAGGTGAGCAACTACCAGGACACCAGCCTGAACGCCGGCGTCACGTCTTTGGCTCTGTCCAACTCAGGACGCCTTATCTTCGCTGGATACGACGACTTCAACTGCCACATCTGGGACTCACTGAAGGGAGAGAAAGTCG gtgtgCTGTCCGGCCACGACAACAGGGTGAGCTGCACCGGCGTCCCTGAGGACGGTATGGGCGTCTGCACAGGATCCTGGGACAGCTTCCTCAAACTGTGGAACTGA